In Streptomyces asoensis, a single genomic region encodes these proteins:
- a CDS encoding LamG-like jellyroll fold domain-containing protein — translation MNTYGGRRRLRAVGVVLCAALVLGAGASGEAAAVPDGNAGASAVEADGSAAAPAADGTADSRESGQDEGAGEDSKALARAARTGKPVEIASLRGESSEVYATPQGHLEAREHLRPVRTRVDGVWRDIDTTLTRAADGAVTPKATTVGLTFSGGGTAPLVRMTKNGRELALSWPGELPAPQLDANTVTYPEVLPGVDLRMTAQQDGFTQLLVVKSAGAAASSELKSLHLAMEAGGLRVEETGDGGLAAIDRGAGSAVFEAPRPVMWDSSTRTPAATQSATPTASAAAQGTAKRAAAGAADTAGAAASASAIASPAAGDADAPEAVAAESANVAPVGVDVPVGQNTLVLTPDSTVLKGKNTVYPVFIDPQWYSPKATAWTMASKYWASSPQWKFNGDSDAGMGYCNWSYCAPYDTKRLFYRIPTSKFAGRTVLQAEFVVRNTWSASCTAKSVELWRTKDISSSTTWNSQDNDAFWIDHLRTASFAYGFTGCAAKDAEFDVKSAVQQAADKKWSTMTFGLRAASESDGYAWKRFSDDAYLRVQYNRPPPQVKMSQLTMEYGGSCKKPASAARVRTLGKIYANDVTDPDGDSVSVEFRASWDTGDGKGVVTRWKSGLTTAKKSGSDFAIGLPSSVPPDKTVNWYVHSYDGAQYSPWSYTGDPTACYFVYDKSVPKAPTIASAIYPASNPEDPEDPWYDGVGQYGDFVITGAVSDVTKYWYGINGDPVSANTVTTSGGAARTVPVLPLKPGLNTFTARSWDAAGNGSEIRTYQFRVKSGQLERADWSMDEATGATQVAGGAPEQTAALHGAPTPNVEGKFGKAVQFDGVDDYAATDIATINTDVSFSVSAWVKLSAMPSGAAVVASQRGNNAPGFELYYSKGYDRWVFNQYGADSADATPVRAMQAAAGGVKAGEWTHLVGMYAAGEKLLKLYVNGTLAGTTSYSTAWNARRGLVIGGSFLGGTPTSPFPGAIDEVKTFEKPLSAAEVSSLYSSNSIGAGRPARAVFHLDDAADATVLSGRADVNPAVLKGGATTGAAGVDGNALTLDGTDDYAATSGPHINTSYSFAVSAWVKLPKTKPAHAATVASQIGTTVTGPELYYSNSYDRWVFNEHSADTADSTVVRAMQPDGTTAYGGEWTHLVGVQDTEADKLSLYVNGTLAGTAALPSSWYAGGAVQIGASAFQGVPTSFFPGQIDDVRLFDRPVSAGEVQQLFKQRAVVKGRWKFETATGTPPVSPDASSSGNAMTLYNGARTDAGWVDGAVALDGTDDYAAAPVVPVDTSTSFTVSAYVQAAAAPTAPVTVMSAPGTRKSAFAVRYEPSANPSTDPGRWRITTADSDSDSAAVSDIGNGMFYSPTDWNHVALVYDGFAKELRLYVNGELQETACADADDDGVQDDTGCTDIVSWSDDVLTYKAAKTLQLGRDTSGTTSGQYFPGSLSDIWVFQGALTETQIDHLALGMPGEATAVPSGG, via the coding sequence ATGAATACGTACGGGGGGAGACGTCGGCTGCGTGCCGTCGGCGTCGTGCTCTGCGCGGCCCTGGTGCTGGGGGCGGGCGCATCCGGGGAAGCCGCGGCGGTGCCCGACGGGAACGCCGGCGCCTCGGCCGTCGAGGCCGACGGGAGCGCAGCGGCCCCCGCGGCGGACGGGACAGCCGATTCCCGGGAGTCCGGGCAGGATGAGGGCGCGGGCGAGGACTCCAAGGCGCTCGCCCGGGCCGCACGCACGGGCAAACCGGTGGAGATCGCCTCGCTGCGCGGTGAGAGCAGTGAGGTGTACGCCACCCCGCAAGGACACCTGGAGGCGCGGGAACACCTGCGCCCGGTGCGGACCCGGGTGGACGGCGTGTGGCGTGACATCGACACCACACTGACCCGTGCGGCGGACGGCGCGGTGACGCCGAAGGCCACGACGGTCGGCCTGACGTTCTCCGGCGGCGGCACGGCCCCGCTGGTGCGCATGACCAAGAACGGCCGCGAGCTGGCTCTGTCGTGGCCCGGGGAGCTGCCTGCCCCGCAACTGGACGCGAACACCGTCACCTATCCCGAGGTGCTGCCCGGCGTGGATCTGCGGATGACGGCCCAGCAGGACGGCTTCACCCAGCTCCTGGTCGTCAAGTCGGCCGGAGCCGCAGCGAGCAGCGAACTGAAGTCCCTGCACCTGGCCATGGAAGCCGGCGGGCTGCGGGTCGAGGAGACGGGTGATGGAGGCCTGGCGGCGATCGACCGGGGCGCCGGCAGCGCCGTCTTCGAGGCCCCCCGTCCCGTGATGTGGGACTCGAGCACCCGCACACCCGCGGCGACACAGTCTGCCACGCCGACGGCATCGGCGGCGGCGCAGGGCACCGCGAAGCGTGCGGCCGCCGGTGCGGCGGACACGGCCGGTGCCGCTGCGTCGGCGTCCGCCATCGCGTCCCCGGCCGCGGGCGACGCCGACGCGCCGGAGGCCGTCGCGGCGGAGTCCGCGAACGTGGCGCCTGTCGGCGTGGACGTGCCCGTGGGGCAGAACACGCTGGTGCTGACGCCGGACAGCACTGTCCTGAAGGGCAAGAACACGGTGTACCCCGTGTTCATCGACCCGCAGTGGTACTCCCCGAAGGCCACGGCGTGGACCATGGCCTCCAAGTACTGGGCGTCGTCCCCGCAGTGGAAGTTCAACGGCGACTCGGACGCGGGCATGGGCTACTGCAACTGGTCGTACTGCGCGCCGTACGACACCAAACGGCTCTTCTACCGGATCCCGACCTCGAAGTTCGCCGGACGCACCGTGCTCCAGGCGGAGTTCGTGGTCCGCAACACCTGGTCGGCGTCGTGCACCGCCAAGAGCGTGGAGCTCTGGCGCACCAAGGACATCTCCTCGTCGACCACGTGGAACTCGCAGGACAACGACGCTTTCTGGATCGATCACCTCAGGACGGCGTCCTTCGCCTACGGCTTCACGGGCTGCGCGGCCAAGGACGCGGAGTTCGACGTGAAGTCCGCGGTGCAGCAGGCCGCGGACAAGAAGTGGTCGACCATGACCTTCGGGCTGAGGGCGGCGAGCGAGAGCGACGGCTACGCCTGGAAGCGGTTCTCGGACGACGCCTACCTGCGCGTGCAGTACAACCGGCCGCCTCCGCAGGTCAAGATGTCGCAGCTCACGATGGAGTACGGCGGATCGTGCAAGAAGCCCGCGAGCGCAGCGCGCGTGCGTACTCTGGGCAAGATCTACGCGAACGACGTCACCGACCCCGACGGCGACTCCGTGTCGGTGGAGTTCCGCGCGAGCTGGGACACCGGTGACGGCAAGGGCGTCGTCACCCGCTGGAAGTCCGGACTGACGACAGCGAAGAAGTCCGGCTCCGACTTCGCCATCGGTCTGCCGTCCTCCGTACCCCCCGACAAGACGGTGAACTGGTACGTCCACTCCTACGACGGAGCACAGTATTCGCCCTGGTCGTACACGGGCGACCCGACCGCCTGCTACTTCGTGTACGACAAGAGCGTGCCCAAAGCGCCCACCATCGCCTCGGCCATCTACCCGGCCTCGAATCCCGAGGACCCGGAAGACCCCTGGTACGACGGAGTGGGACAGTACGGCGACTTCGTGATCACGGGGGCCGTCTCGGACGTCACGAAGTACTGGTACGGCATCAACGGCGACCCGGTGTCCGCCAACACGGTGACTACCTCGGGCGGAGCGGCCAGGACCGTTCCCGTACTGCCGCTCAAGCCGGGCCTCAACACCTTCACCGCGCGGTCCTGGGACGCCGCCGGCAACGGCTCCGAGATCCGCACCTACCAGTTCCGGGTCAAGTCGGGGCAGCTCGAACGCGCCGACTGGTCGATGGACGAGGCGACCGGCGCCACGCAGGTCGCGGGAGGCGCACCGGAGCAGACCGCGGCCCTGCACGGCGCTCCCACACCGAACGTGGAGGGCAAGTTCGGCAAGGCGGTGCAGTTCGACGGCGTCGACGACTACGCCGCCACCGACATCGCCACGATCAACACCGACGTCAGCTTCTCCGTCTCCGCATGGGTGAAGCTCTCGGCCATGCCGTCCGGAGCGGCGGTCGTCGCCTCCCAGCGGGGCAACAACGCACCGGGCTTCGAGCTGTACTACTCCAAGGGCTACGACCGCTGGGTGTTCAACCAGTACGGCGCCGACAGCGCCGACGCCACCCCCGTGCGCGCGATGCAGGCCGCGGCCGGCGGCGTCAAGGCGGGGGAGTGGACCCACCTGGTCGGCATGTACGCGGCCGGTGAGAAGCTGCTGAAGCTGTACGTGAACGGCACGCTCGCCGGAACCACTTCCTACAGCACGGCGTGGAACGCGCGCCGGGGCCTGGTGATCGGGGGCAGCTTCCTCGGCGGGACACCCACCTCGCCCTTCCCGGGCGCCATCGACGAGGTGAAGACCTTCGAGAAGCCCCTGTCCGCCGCCGAGGTGTCCAGCCTGTACAGCTCCAACTCGATCGGCGCCGGCCGCCCGGCTCGCGCGGTCTTCCACCTGGACGACGCGGCCGACGCGACCGTGCTCAGCGGGCGGGCGGACGTCAACCCGGCGGTCCTCAAGGGCGGCGCCACCACCGGTGCCGCGGGAGTCGACGGCAACGCGCTCACCCTGGACGGCACCGACGACTACGCCGCCACCAGCGGCCCGCACATCAACACCTCGTACAGCTTCGCCGTCTCGGCCTGGGTGAAGCTGCCGAAGACGAAACCGGCACATGCCGCGACCGTCGCCTCGCAGATCGGCACCACGGTGACAGGCCCCGAGCTGTACTACTCCAACTCCTACGACCGCTGGGTGTTCAACGAACACAGCGCCGACACCGCCGACTCCACGGTGGTGCGGGCCATGCAGCCCGACGGCACCACCGCGTACGGCGGTGAGTGGACGCATCTCGTCGGCGTGCAGGACACCGAGGCCGACAAGCTGTCCCTGTACGTCAACGGGACCCTGGCCGGCACCGCAGCACTGCCCTCCAGCTGGTACGCGGGAGGGGCCGTGCAGATCGGCGCCAGCGCCTTCCAGGGGGTGCCCACCTCGTTCTTCCCGGGCCAGATCGACGACGTGCGGCTCTTCGACCGGCCGGTGTCGGCCGGTGAGGTGCAGCAGCTGTTCAAGCAGCGGGCGGTGGTCAAGGGCCGCTGGAAGTTCGAGACCGCCACGGGCACTCCGCCGGTCTCGCCGGACGCCTCTTCCTCCGGCAACGCCATGACCCTCTACAACGGCGCCCGCACCGACGCGGGATGGGTCGACGGTGCCGTCGCCCTGGACGGCACGGACGACTATGCCGCGGCCCCCGTGGTGCCGGTCGACACCAGCACCAGCTTCACCGTCAGCGCCTACGTCCAGGCGGCCGCCGCACCCACGGCTCCCGTCACGGTCATGAGCGCCCCCGGCACCAGGAAGAGCGCGTTCGCCGTCCGGTACGAACCCAGCGCGAACCCGTCCACCGATCCCGGCCGCTGGCGGATCACCACGGCCGACTCCGACAGCGACTCCGCCGCGGTCTCCGACATCGGCAACGGCATGTTCTACAGTCCCACCGACTGGAACCACGTCGCCCTCGTCTACGACGGCTTCGCCAAGGAGCTCCGCCTCTACGTCAACGGCGAGCTCCAGGAGACCGCCTGCGCCGACGCCGACGACGACGGGGTGCAGGACGACACGGGCTGCACCGACATCGTGTCCTGGTCCGACGACGTGCTGACCTACAAGGCCGCGAAGACCCTGCAACTCGGGCGGGACACGAGCGGGACGACGTCCGGCCAGTACTTCCCCGGCTCTCTGTCCGACATCTGGGTTTTCCAGGGAGCGCTGACCGAGACCCAGATCGACCACCTCGCCCTCGGCATGCCGGGTGAGGCGACCGCCGTGCCCAGCGGCGGCTGA
- a CDS encoding NAD(P)-dependent oxidoreductase — protein MTHHPVEKTPVTLLGLGAMGTALARAWLAAGHPLTVWNRTPARAAALAAEGATVAETAAEAVAANGLVVVCLLDDASVEEVLAGTDLAGKDLVDLVTGTPAQARARAARSRERGARYLDGAVMAVPPMIGAAQAGGYVLYSGSTEVFERHRETLAVPAGTVHVGEDAGFAALYDVALLSAMYGMFAGAAHAFALIRKEDIDPAALAPLLADWLVAMAPSVHTTAGRLRSGDYTGSVVSSLAMQVAGTPTFLSTAEEQGVSPELLSPYFTLMRRRLAEGGGAEDLTGVIDLLVRHG, from the coding sequence ATGACACACCACCCTGTCGAGAAGACACCCGTCACCCTGCTGGGCCTCGGCGCGATGGGCACGGCACTGGCCCGCGCCTGGCTCGCGGCCGGCCATCCGCTCACCGTATGGAACCGCACCCCGGCCCGCGCCGCCGCGCTCGCCGCCGAGGGCGCCACGGTCGCGGAGACCGCTGCCGAGGCGGTCGCGGCGAACGGCCTGGTCGTCGTCTGCCTGCTGGACGACGCGTCGGTCGAGGAGGTGCTGGCCGGCACCGATCTGGCCGGCAAGGACCTGGTCGACCTGGTCACCGGCACCCCCGCCCAGGCCCGCGCACGTGCCGCCCGGTCCCGCGAGCGGGGCGCCCGCTACCTCGACGGCGCCGTCATGGCCGTCCCTCCCATGATCGGTGCCGCGCAAGCGGGCGGCTACGTCCTCTACAGCGGCTCGACGGAGGTGTTCGAGCGGCACCGCGAGACCCTGGCCGTCCCGGCGGGCACCGTCCACGTCGGCGAGGACGCGGGCTTCGCCGCCCTGTACGACGTGGCCCTGCTGAGCGCCATGTACGGGATGTTCGCCGGTGCCGCGCACGCGTTCGCCCTGATCCGCAAGGAGGACATCGATCCCGCGGCGCTCGCCCCGCTGCTGGCCGACTGGCTCGTCGCGATGGCCCCGTCGGTGCACACGACCGCCGGCCGGCTGCGCAGCGGCGACTACACGGGGAGCGTCGTCTCCAGCCTCGCCATGCAGGTGGCGGGCACGCCGACGTTCCTGAGTACCGCCGAAGAACAGGGGGTCAGCCCGGAACTGCTCAGCCCCTACTTCACGCTCATGCGGCGCCGCCTGGCCGAGGGGGGTGGCGCGGAGGACCTGACGGGGGTGATCGACCTGCTGGTGCGGCACGGTTGA
- a CDS encoding SpoIIE family protein phosphatase → MLLRFAQESGASVGALYLLLPDEPALQMALLSGVSWRIAVPWAKVTLDAATPVADAVRERRLVWIGNEEERARRYPKMALVLPHAFALAAAPVATGPNVWGGLVLHWPASHPPTLSAHERDAIREVCDRLGAILREAAAGGRPVLAGTEPRILPPSRGRSADQDEAQAAVDFAERLPDGCCSLDIDGRITFITTAAADLLGVGVPDLLGARPWEALPWLDTPVAEDRYRSAALSRRATSFTTLRPPDHWLSFHLYPDATGISVRVVRTPPAHTPDPPLLVRPAPPAEPGRATALYALTHLAVALTEAVGVNDVVERVADQVQAAFGARALALMTAEEGRLRIIGYRNFPADLMDRFDAIPLTADTPAVRVLTTGNPRFFTDFAQLRREHPTAVLQDGMSSWAFLPLITTGRPVGSMVLAYDRPHHFAPQERSVLTALAGLIAQALDRAHLYDAEHHLARNLQAGLLPRTLPCVPGLDVAARYLPAGRGMGIGGDFYDFIRLDETTAAAIGDVQGHNVQAATLMGQVRTAVHASAGAPPGEVLARTNRLLTDLDPGLFTSCTYLALDMARHHACLATAGHPPPIVRHPDGRTEVLPVRPGLLLGIDPAADYPATEIPLPPGALLALYTDGLVEAPGVDIEDAIDGLARRLALAPAQSMQTLADTLVDQAQPFGPPSDDIALLLIRAW, encoded by the coding sequence GTGCTGCTCCGGTTCGCGCAGGAGAGCGGCGCCAGCGTGGGCGCCCTCTATCTGCTGCTGCCGGACGAGCCCGCCCTCCAGATGGCGCTGCTGAGCGGAGTCTCGTGGCGGATCGCCGTTCCCTGGGCGAAGGTGACGCTGGACGCGGCCACCCCGGTGGCCGACGCCGTACGGGAGCGCCGACTGGTGTGGATCGGCAACGAAGAGGAACGGGCCCGCCGTTACCCCAAGATGGCGCTGGTCCTGCCCCATGCCTTCGCCCTCGCGGCCGCTCCCGTCGCGACCGGCCCGAACGTCTGGGGCGGCCTGGTGCTGCACTGGCCCGCCTCGCACCCCCCGACGCTGAGCGCGCACGAGCGCGACGCGATCCGGGAGGTCTGCGACCGTCTGGGCGCGATCCTGCGGGAGGCCGCCGCCGGGGGCCGGCCGGTCCTGGCCGGCACCGAGCCACGCATCCTGCCCCCGTCGCGCGGCCGCTCCGCCGACCAGGACGAGGCACAGGCCGCGGTCGACTTCGCCGAGCGCCTGCCGGACGGCTGCTGCTCGCTGGACATCGACGGCCGCATCACCTTCATCACCACCGCCGCCGCGGACCTCCTCGGCGTCGGTGTTCCCGACCTGCTGGGGGCCCGGCCCTGGGAGGCGCTGCCGTGGCTGGACACCCCGGTGGCCGAGGACCGCTACCGGTCCGCCGCGCTCAGCCGCCGGGCCACGTCCTTCACCACGCTGCGCCCGCCCGACCACTGGCTCTCCTTCCACCTCTACCCGGACGCCACCGGCATCAGTGTGCGCGTCGTCCGCACCCCGCCGGCCCACACCCCGGACCCGCCGCTCCTCGTCCGCCCCGCGCCGCCCGCCGAACCCGGCCGGGCCACCGCCCTGTACGCCCTGACCCACCTCGCCGTCGCCCTCACCGAGGCCGTCGGCGTGAACGACGTCGTGGAGAGGGTCGCCGACCAGGTCCAGGCGGCTTTCGGGGCGCGGGCCTTGGCGTTGATGACGGCGGAGGAGGGCAGACTGCGGATCATCGGCTACCGCAACTTCCCCGCCGACCTGATGGACCGCTTCGACGCGATCCCGCTGACCGCCGACACGCCCGCCGTGCGCGTCCTCACCACCGGCAACCCCCGCTTCTTCACGGACTTCGCTCAGCTCAGACGTGAACATCCGACGGCCGTGCTCCAGGACGGCATGTCCTCGTGGGCGTTCCTGCCGCTGATCACCACCGGCCGCCCCGTCGGCTCCATGGTGCTCGCCTATGACCGGCCCCATCACTTCGCCCCGCAGGAACGCTCCGTCCTCACGGCCCTCGCCGGGCTGATCGCGCAGGCCCTGGACCGCGCCCACCTCTACGACGCCGAACACCACCTGGCCCGCAACCTCCAGGCCGGTCTGCTGCCGCGTACGCTGCCCTGCGTCCCCGGGCTCGACGTGGCCGCCCGCTACCTCCCGGCCGGCCGCGGCATGGGCATCGGCGGCGACTTCTACGACTTCATCCGCCTCGACGAGACGACGGCGGCGGCCATCGGCGACGTCCAGGGGCACAACGTGCAGGCCGCCACGCTCATGGGACAGGTCCGCACCGCCGTCCACGCGAGCGCGGGCGCGCCTCCCGGCGAGGTCCTGGCCCGCACCAACCGCCTGCTCACCGACCTCGACCCGGGCCTGTTCACCAGCTGCACCTACCTCGCCCTCGACATGGCCCGTCATCACGCCTGTCTGGCGACGGCCGGGCATCCGCCCCCGATCGTGCGCCACCCGGACGGCCGCACCGAGGTGCTTCCCGTGCGGCCCGGTCTGCTGCTCGGCATCGACCCCGCGGCCGACTATCCCGCCACCGAGATCCCGCTCCCGCCCGGGGCCCTGCTCGCGCTGTACACCGACGGACTCGTCGAAGCCCCGGGCGTGGACATCGAGGACGCCATCGACGGCCTGGCCCGCCGGCTGGCCCTGGCCCCCGCGCAGAGCATGCAGACGCTGGCCGACACCCTGGTCGACCAGGCCCAGCCGTTCGGGCCGCCCAGCGACGACATCGCCCTGCTGCTCATCCGCGCGTGGTGA
- a CDS encoding class I SAM-dependent methyltransferase codes for MSAAAPGDGPGVGRYGEDVFRPEQAGEDERIDLGALAYDDITMARLRALGVGPGWRCLDVGAGTGTVSRRLLEEAGVTSVLAVDRDTRFLRARPPVPGLDVLEADLTAPGSVRGRFSLVHARFVLMHLADRERVLSSLAALVAPGGLLVLSDAVDLTSDLSPGTPYGDAMRAMWQGLRATIGTDVSWVPSYPRLLRAAGLRSVAAEIHVPPLLPGGPLSRFWADTWERSREAMLATGLVDDASLDTAVSCLDSGDCAALSAGMLTAWGRKPDGTDETDQTDATSEG; via the coding sequence ATGAGCGCCGCCGCACCCGGGGACGGGCCGGGCGTCGGGCGCTACGGCGAGGACGTCTTCCGTCCCGAGCAGGCGGGCGAGGACGAGCGCATCGACCTCGGTGCCCTCGCCTACGACGACATCACCATGGCCCGGCTGCGGGCGCTCGGCGTCGGCCCGGGGTGGCGCTGCCTGGACGTGGGCGCCGGTACGGGCACGGTCTCGCGCCGGCTGCTGGAGGAGGCCGGGGTGACGAGCGTGCTCGCCGTGGACCGGGACACGCGCTTCCTCCGCGCACGGCCCCCCGTGCCCGGCCTCGATGTGCTGGAGGCCGACCTCACCGCCCCGGGTTCCGTCCGGGGCCGTTTCTCCCTCGTTCACGCCCGCTTCGTGCTGATGCACCTGGCCGATCGGGAGCGTGTCCTCTCCTCGCTGGCCGCGCTGGTCGCGCCCGGCGGTCTCCTGGTGCTCAGCGACGCGGTGGACCTGACCAGCGACCTGTCGCCCGGCACGCCGTACGGCGACGCCATGCGGGCGATGTGGCAGGGATTGCGGGCCACCATCGGCACGGACGTCTCCTGGGTGCCGTCGTATCCTCGGCTGCTGCGCGCGGCGGGGCTGCGGTCCGTCGCCGCCGAGATCCATGTGCCGCCGCTGCTGCCGGGCGGTCCCCTCAGCCGTTTCTGGGCCGATACGTGGGAGCGCAGCCGGGAGGCGATGCTCGCCACCGGCCTGGTCGACGACGCGTCCCTGGACACGGCGGTCAGCTGTCTGGACTCCGGCGACTGCGCCGCGCTGTCGGCAGGCATGCTCACCGCCTGGGGCCGCAAGCCTGACGGGACCGACGAGACCGACCAGACGGATGCGACCTCAGAGGGCTGA
- the msrA gene encoding peptide-methionine (S)-S-oxide reductase MsrA, translating to MAAQTQRAVLAGGCFWGMQDLIRRQPGVTATRVGYTGGDVPNATYRNHGTHAEAIEILFDTEKTDFRTILELFFQIHDPSTKNRQGNDIGLSYRSAIYYVDDEQKRIAEDTIADVDASGLWPGKVVTEVEPVGPFWEAEPEHQDYLERYPDGYTCHFPRPGWRLPARTEG from the coding sequence ATGGCAGCGCAGACGCAGAGGGCCGTGCTCGCGGGCGGATGCTTCTGGGGAATGCAGGACCTGATCCGCCGCCAGCCGGGGGTGACGGCGACCCGGGTCGGTTACACCGGCGGGGACGTGCCGAACGCCACGTACCGTAACCACGGCACCCACGCGGAGGCCATCGAGATCCTCTTCGACACCGAGAAGACCGACTTCCGGACGATCCTGGAGCTGTTCTTCCAGATCCACGACCCGAGCACCAAGAACCGCCAGGGCAACGACATCGGCCTCAGCTACCGCTCGGCGATCTACTACGTGGACGACGAGCAGAAGCGGATCGCCGAGGACACCATCGCGGACGTGGACGCCTCCGGGCTGTGGCCGGGCAAGGTCGTCACCGAGGTCGAGCCGGTCGGCCCCTTCTGGGAGGCCGAGCCCGAGCACCAGGACTACCTGGAGCGCTACCCCGACGGCTACACCTGCCACTTCCCGCGCCCGGGATGGCGCCTGCCGGCCCGCACGGAAGGCTGA
- a CDS encoding winged helix-turn-helix transcriptional regulator, whose protein sequence is MTTLNRPGAPQGHVCGIDAAMEVIGGKWKVLILWALHEQPCRRFGELRRLLPGITEKVLASHLRELEADGVVHRASYDEVPPRVEYSLTEDGVRLNAALGPLAAWGRERSAGRGPRE, encoded by the coding sequence ATGACGACGCTGAACCGACCGGGCGCACCGCAGGGGCACGTCTGCGGGATCGACGCCGCGATGGAGGTGATCGGCGGCAAGTGGAAGGTGCTGATCCTCTGGGCACTGCACGAGCAGCCCTGCCGTCGCTTCGGCGAGTTGCGCCGGCTGCTGCCCGGCATCACCGAGAAGGTGCTGGCCTCGCACCTGCGTGAGCTGGAGGCGGACGGTGTCGTGCACCGCGCCTCCTACGACGAGGTGCCGCCGCGCGTGGAGTACTCGCTGACCGAGGACGGGGTGCGCCTCAACGCCGCGCTCGGGCCACTGGCCGCCTGGGGGCGTGAGCGGTCAGCCGGTCGAGGTCCGCGGGAGTAG
- a CDS encoding acyltransferase family protein produces MAALYVVLFHCWLYTFPGYPSSSAPWWLDGLMFGRLAVVFFLVLSGFSLAISPARHGWRSGGVGEFLRRRAWRILPPYWAALAMSLVISLFVVPASHFGPPTGSSVLVYGLVLQDVFTAPTPNGAFWSIAVEAELYVVFPLLLLVRRRLNAVALVVGVTLPVVVGGLLAAGSNPVEGDNWLTPHLAPVFVAGMVGAGVVVAADRVRRLPWAWFALLAALPVVALIVLRGGVWTVHHYFWIDLAIAPAMTMLIAAVATGRPALLVRLLTARPVRSLGDFSYSLYLIHLPIVMAVIRRVAPHFVSPGLPTFVFTLAVALPVSVLAARTFSRLFELPFKRNRSWKSLITQGSSSLTGTTAGDRRPLHEEQVREV; encoded by the coding sequence TTGGCCGCGTTATACGTGGTGCTCTTCCACTGCTGGCTGTACACCTTCCCGGGCTACCCCAGCAGTTCGGCACCGTGGTGGCTGGACGGGCTGATGTTCGGGCGGCTCGCGGTGGTCTTCTTCCTGGTGCTGTCGGGGTTCTCGCTGGCGATCTCCCCGGCGCGCCACGGCTGGCGCTCCGGGGGTGTCGGAGAGTTCCTGCGGCGACGTGCCTGGCGCATTCTGCCTCCCTACTGGGCGGCGCTGGCCATGAGTCTCGTCATCTCCCTGTTCGTGGTGCCGGCTTCCCACTTCGGACCGCCCACCGGATCATCGGTCCTGGTGTACGGGCTCGTCCTCCAGGACGTGTTCACCGCCCCGACGCCGAACGGCGCGTTCTGGTCGATCGCCGTGGAGGCCGAACTCTACGTCGTCTTCCCGCTGTTGCTCCTCGTGCGGCGACGGCTGAACGCGGTGGCCCTGGTCGTGGGCGTGACCCTTCCGGTGGTCGTCGGCGGTCTGCTGGCGGCGGGCTCGAACCCGGTGGAGGGCGACAACTGGCTCACTCCGCATCTGGCCCCCGTGTTCGTGGCGGGCATGGTGGGCGCGGGTGTGGTCGTCGCGGCGGACAGGGTCCGGCGGCTGCCGTGGGCCTGGTTCGCCCTTCTGGCCGCCCTGCCCGTCGTGGCGCTCATCGTCCTGCGGGGCGGTGTCTGGACGGTCCACCACTACTTCTGGATCGACCTCGCGATCGCCCCGGCCATGACGATGCTCATCGCCGCGGTGGCCACCGGCCGCCCCGCCCTCCTCGTACGGCTCCTGACCGCACGACCCGTCCGGAGCCTCGGGGACTTCTCCTACAGCCTCTACCTGATCCACCTCCCGATCGTGATGGCCGTGATCCGCCGGGTGGCGCCGCACTTCGTCTCCCCCGGCCTGCCGACCTTCGTCTTCACCCTCGCGGTGGCCCTCCCGGTCTCGGTCCTCGCGGCCCGGACCTTCTCCCGCCTCTTCGAACTCCCCTTCAAGCGCAACAGATCCTGGAAGTCCCTGATCACACAAGGGAGTTCGAGCCTTACCGGTACAACAGCGGGGGACCGTCGGCCGCTGCACGAAGAACAGGTCCGCGAGGTATGA